The Pungitius pungitius chromosome 4, fPunPun2.1, whole genome shotgun sequence nucleotide sequence GCGACTCCAGCGTGAGTCTTGGTTGCAACTCAATTGAAGGATTAACTTCTGAACCCATTCAGAAAGAACTCTGACCTCTACTGTTAAATCTTTTCCAAAGCTCCGGCAGTTCAGCCTAACAACTAACAGCACAGGAGTATCGCGCAGAAGTGACATACAAACAGTCactgttggtttgttttgatCGTAATCATGCTTTGAGCCTGACTTCTAACTGTTATTATGTGACATAGATTTGATGTGGCTCTTTTTGTAACTGataaaggtttttaaaaatttgTATCAGATCAGAATATACTCAAAACCTCGGGAGACAATCACAGCCTGttgtttgaaataaagaaagTACAAACAGGGCACATATATTAACATTTGCAGTTGAGCCGTGCTgtgcaatgtaaaaaaacagaTGGATAGTTTAAATGGGCCAAGTTCATCAATCCAGAAGTTCTCCGGCCAATAACTATTCTTTATCGATTGTCTACTGGAAGCCCAACTGAAGAAGTTCAGGAGTGAAGTCTTCTGCAAAAGGGTAGAATCTGCATCCAAGTGTCACCttgtcctgcaggtgaagaCAGACCAGCGGATTCTAAATCCCTGCTTGGTTCATTCAGTGAATTACATAAGTGACAGAAAGTTTTCGGTCACCACGAGTTAGGCAGCCGGATGGTTTTTGAGGTGCCGTTGAGCAATCGCCAGTTGAGCTGTGTTTCAAAATGGCTCTGGAAGTAGAAGGCTGCATCTGCTCAGCATGCAGTGTGCAGTGGTGCGCTCCATGTGGCGGCTGAGTTTTGTGTTGCAACTAGAACTGTGGCTGTAAGCTCCACTGAACTGAGAACGCTGTGAGTTTTGCGATGGGATTTTAACACACATGCTTCATCATAGATGCTCTGTCCTATATTGAATTaccatattattatatttattcagATAAGAACTTAATTATCTTTACAAAGTGGTTAACAAGATTCAACTACTTTGGGTGAATCAGAGGAAAATTAGTTTCCACATCCAGGGACAAATCTACACATATGAATAGGTTCTTTGGTTTCCACCTATTACCCTGCCATGCACAATAATGTGTGTACACGCCCCTCCTTGCATGCAGTTTGTCTCACTTGATCTGCTAGTCAGGCAGGACGGATCAAGCACTCAGTGAAATTATTACTGCGTTGGTGACACTGAGTGCTGCTGAGTTGCACAAGGTAAACTATGCACGGAAATTTGTCAAAACAATATTTCTAGTGATCTGATATTTTAATTAATAGTTAGTgtttaaatagtaaataaatagtGACCAGAGGGGCCCTCTGGATAGGAAGGTGGTCATTCTGCCATTTGGGCCCCAGCTAAAACCCCACCACAAGGTTGACATTTGTGGTCCTGATGCCTACGCATTCATCTCCTATATAAATTGAATTATATGAATCACTTTGATGATCgttgatttttttaatgtagcatTAACATCAGGTCAACATTCTGTATGAAAGCTCGACTACCTTTCCATCTGATACCAACTGATACCAACATGCTGAACTAAGATGGTAACCATGATACAAAttgtagatttattttttcatttcttaaccAGAACATCTAACATCTAACAAGATTATATAGAAAGTAATAACTTGAGGAAGTACTGTGCTCACTGTTGAGCTTGTGGCTTCAAACTAGCAAATTTTAAGTCACAGTCATTTGATATTGCTAAtggagacattttcattttgttggacAGAATAAATTGTTTTACTGACACTGTAATCCAGCCATAACTCTATCTTAATGGAAAGTCATGTCGAGAAAAGATAATAATTTTAAGTGAATTTCTAAGTGTGAATACTGCCAACAAAGGGAAACTGAACAGAAGATGAATGTCACCTCTATTCTGTCGGCCTGTTTAGCTTTTGCACCCAAAGCTTTGCGTCCCGCATGCAGTGATTCGTCTTTATCTAAAACAGCAGCTCAGCCAAAGCACAGATGGTGACATGGAGCACCTATCAAAGGCAAAGAGACCGGGGGACAAGGGGAAATGATGAGATAGGAGAGGACATGAAAGGATAAGAGATTAAAAGATGAAGAAGGGGGCAGGGTAAATCTGCGCATTTTATTCTGTACATACTTTTAGGTTTTAACGCTTATAGTAAAAAGGCACATCCCCCTTCAACCCTGCTGGGTCTGGACAGATGGGAGTCATTCTTATGATTAAAAAGATAACTCTGAATGTCCTACATGTAACCCCTCTGACTAGCAGGAAAACCAATGGAGTAAATTATTGTGTTAAAATCATCCCCAGTCATGTGACTGTCGTAAGACGTTCAAATCACTGGGGAAAGAATGCCCCAATAAGCATCTCACTGCTCCCTTTCACCCTCTTAGGCAAGAAAACTCATTATAGTGCTTACACTCCAGCTGTAATGGACGCTTGTGgcttatttttttctgctgcagcaCTTCACTGAATCTCCACAATGCAGAAATGCCAATTTGACACGAGAGTCCTTAACGTGAATATTCTATAGACGTGAGCTTATTTGCATCAGTGAGTTTTAAATTAAAAGTTTTTAGTTGCGTAACGATGATACAATATGTGTGAATATTATTTGCATGTGCTGTAGATCTCCGTGCTTCACTGGAGACGTGACTAGCAGGAGCACGTTGACCACTTGAACATGAGGCTCAACCTACCAAATATTTACGCTCATTGAAGCTGTAAGAATGTACCTTGTTTATAAACTGATTACTTGGATCCGATCACAGAGGACTTAAGATCCGACAAGCGCTCGAGGTTTGGCAACTGTTCCAAAATTTAAAGACCATCATTGACCTTTAATCTTAAACCCACATCCACGGCCTTTAATCAAGCTTTTGAACAGTCAACAAAGCTCCGGGCCACTTAAAAGCTTCACAACATGAGTTGTGCCAAACTAATTTAGTTCCTCTGGTGTCCTGCAGGAAACGGTTACATCGAAGGGAAGGAGCTGGAGAACTTCTTCAAGGAGCTGGAGACTGCGAGACGAGGAGCAGGCCAGGTGAGTGTGCACCTCCTTGAATACTTACTGAGGTAAATTAACGCAGCGCGATCCATCCGTCATATGACTAAATGAAATACGGGATGTCAGTCACAGTTAACGTTTCCTCACTATCTGAATAGAAGAATGGAAGGCCTTTGAGTTGCAAAATTGAGCCGTGCAAACATAATGTCTTTGGGAAAGGGTTGGCTTGAAAggttttcttaaatatatatgtgttttgATTAAAGGATCCATTATCCTAAATGTCTTTTATCCGTGATTTGATGTGATTGCAGGACCCCACACATGCTACGTTcaaagagaagatgaaggagtTCATGGCCAACTTTGATAAGAACTCTGATGGCAGAATTGAAATGTCAGAGGTGAGAGAACAACCTGAAAAGGTGGTTTAGACGCTTTCAGTGTATCTGCAGTACATCCCGGGTTTGGCCATTGCTTTTTTGCGTGTAAACACCCTTTCAGTGTcactatatatttttctttgtattcACTGCGAATCTTCAATCAAGGCTCTgcgataataataatagttctgtctctttgtagttggcTCAGATTCTGCCCACAGAGGAAAACTTCCTGCTCTGTTTCAGAGAGTTTGTGGGATCCAGCGCAGAGTTTATGGCTGTAAGTTTCTATATTTTCGATTCAGTCTATTTATTTATGACTCTCAAGTACTACATCTGCTCCATCAAGCTCTCACACTCATCACATCTGATTCAATTGAATGATTGTAAAGATTTTCTGTGTTGTAATGGATTGCTCAAAAAGACATTAGCCTTCTTATTTTCCTGTTCTGCCTGAAAAACATTGCTCACAGATCGACTGCTTGACTTTACTGAAAGCCTCAAGTCGGCCGCGCTGACTCAGCTCACCCTTTGGGATGTTAAGCTGCCCCGCCATTTGTTCCTTGTCTCCCTTTCTTTAGTTTGGACTCCTGTTTATTCTGAAAGCAGTTCATTAACAGTGTAAATTGTTAGTTTATGGCCTTGATGATGGATCTGGAGATAAAAAGATGCTGGAAATCGTACTGGATATTGCACtgcatttcatattttgttCAGCAGGAATTACTTAAACTGGCTGGATTCCTGTCATGAACTCTAGTCTGAATTAGTTCTCTGATGAATCCATTCACAGTCGGACGTTCAAACAGCCAGAAGTTAACAGCTTGCCTGCGAATAGAGAGTTGCATATCTGGCTCACACTTCTACTTTGGTCGCATATGTTGAAATCATTAGAGAGAAACGGTGAACCATCGAACATATGTTCCACTGTGATTGtaaataaccacacacacacctacacacacatgctagGTGTACTCTTGGTTTgggctccgtgtgtgtgtgtgtgtgtgtgtgtgtggggagggtgTAGTTCTGGCTACTCCGTGTGTTAAAGCTATTCTCAGCTAGCGATACATTATGAATGGAGCGCAGCTTTCTGCAGGGGAACGAGGCAGTGAGTGCTGGAGGGGTTTAGGTATCTATCTTTAATAAGGCCTTTGACAAATTCTATATTTACACAATGTCAGATGACACCCTTGTACCTCTGTCATTTCTCTCTACAGTTATTTTTCTGCAAAAGTAATATAGATAAATTGTGTGCATGCTTTTCTTAATGGTGTTTGTGGTTGAAGTGGCAGGCATATTTTAACAACATCCCTCTTGTGCAGGCCTGGCGGAGGTACGACACTGACCGAAGTGGATACATTGAGTCAAATGAGCTGAAggtaaaacacaaaatgacaaactcTCCAAGAAAGAACATAAATTTAGACTCCGTTTTAGTGCATGCTAAATGTATGGGCTGCACAGCTGTGCTGCACAGCTGGTGTGACAGCGCTCCAACCTAGTTTGAGAGAAGCGGGTTTAGAATATGAAAACCAAAGAGAAaatgtgcagtgtgtgcaggTCTTACTTTTATAAATACTGTAAACGCACCAAACAGGTGTGTTAGATGATGATTATCTTCCGTGTCATGCCAGTTATTGGTATTTTCAGTAATTGGTGATGTCTCTGCTGATGGAGCTACTCTGATCCTGCACATGCGTGTAATTCTGTGCTGTCCAGACCCCGTTCAGAGTCACCATAACTGCAGACTAGCAATCATGAATGCATCATATCCTGTAATCACTGACGGATAGGTTGGTTTTTCCCCTCTTCAGGGTTTCCTGTTAGACCTGCTGAAGAAAGCTAACAGAAACTACGATGACAAGAAGCTCAATGAGTACACACAGACAATCGTGAGTATCCTCAGGCACAGAGTGTGTTTTCAACTTCTGCAAAGTCAACATTGTTACTGTCTTTAATGTCTTTAAAGacctatttgtttttattctactTAACCATATGTTTTCTACTTATCCATGTTTATATGAACATAATAGTAACACATATTTGTTTGACTCAAAGTCATTCAAATGATTcactttatacatttaaatcatgttttatttattaaattatactTCCACATTCTCATTGATTATAAGAATTAACATGTTTAACAATTAAATTGTTCTGCTTAATATACTAAGGAGTATATTACTTCTACAACCATGTGCTCAAAATGTAACACTTGGATGCAACATTTCCACCTAATGTGATTGCAATAAAGGACTAAAGGCTTTAATTTCACCATCCTGAGCAACATGCATGTGTGGGATCACCCTCAAACTCACCTGGAGTGACGACACATGGGTTTAAACTCTGAACGCTCTCTCTTGCTTTCATTTAATGTACAATGGCTCCTGTTCTTAAAAGCTCCTGTTTGctttctgaaatgtcctcttctctctgtgcagCTGAGGATGTTCGATCTTAATGGTGACGGTAAATTGGGCCTCTCTGAGATGGCTAGGTGAGTGTCCACTGTCTTTTCTGTGTGTACATTTCTAAAGGATGCCATCAATATTAAACCAACCTTTTGTTTAACTGTAGACTCTTGCCCGTCCAAGAAAATTTCCTGCTGAAGTTTGAGGTAATATTACACAAGTAATTTTCTATATGATGTCCCAGCTACTCAACAGCTGTCACTATGATGTCGAAAAGTTAGACATTGCTGGAGATTCATAACAGTAAACCATTATTGGATTCACTGGAGGATTATTTGTCATCGAGTCTTCCATGGACATATGAAGCATTAACGCAAATGTGCATTTACTGACTCCCTTGGAAATGAAAATACTATATACTACAACACTAATCTACATACAGGAACATCTtgaatatgtatgtgtgttatATATGTTACATACGTACATGCTAGCTTGCTTAAGCAGATAAACAATTCCTTTCATCAGGATTAACACAACTTTAGTCCCAGTTACCATAATCTGCATGGATTATTATCGGGTCTGGATCTCTTTGAACTTTTGCCGCTCTCTAGAAATAGCCCTGGGTTTCTAacaattttccctttttccatCTGGCCTTCTTTTACAAAGGGGATCAGTATCACAGTTAAAGAATTTGACTCCCTCTTCACCCTCTATGATAAGGTGAACAGAgcatttttctctgtgtgtttgttgtatgtttttttgttattttatatgcatttgtgtatgtgtttatttCTGGACGGATCAACGTTAAAGACACTAAAAATTTCCATATTATCAATGGAACTGGTAAACATGCTAAATTACAACGGTAAATGCATTATAACCATACGAATTATAGCATTATGCTTGAAGCGCCACAGATTCCGAAAAGATGCTACTTGTGAACTAATACTGCTATCTCTCCTGAATCACTTAGCTTCTCTTTTCGCCTGTGTCACTAGGATGGTAATGGGTATATTGATGAGCAGGAGCTGGATGCTTTGCTGAAGGACCTCTGTGACAAGAACAAAATGGTAATGAATAGTTAGCCCATTGATTGATCAGTTCAGGTTACTTTTCTACTCTCCAAATATAGAGCAGAGATGGAGCAGCTGCCTGAGATACCTGTACACAGTACTGCATGTTCGTACCCTCCATTGATGACTTTGTGCCTGCTAATTTTCTGTGCCCTTGTCCTTTGTGGCAGGACGTGGACCCCTTGGACACAGAAGGACTGCTGGGGTACAAGAAGAGCATCATGGCTCTGTCTGATGGGGGGAAAATGTACCGCACTGAGCTGGAAATTGTCCTATGTCGGGACTCCACGCTGTGAGCTCCTTGCCTGGGACACTGCCGTCCTCCCCCACTGCCTCCTCCTTCCTACCTCCTGGTGTAACCTTTTGCATGTGTGACCCTTAACCTCGCTTCACCACttaaagtgaaaacaaaagtgCTTCTAAGAGCACACGGTGTACTGCTGGCCCTGCTATTTTAGCTTTGTACCCCTCTgagttgtatttcttttttgggATCTTAAAAGGCAGTTCCACAGTGACATAGCCATATGACTACAGGAATATACtgagtatttatatattttacttcccatttttacaatatattttttacgTTCATCTCATATCTATATGTTTCTCTCCCAATTAATGTATGATGGATACTTTTACTCTAGAgcatctgtttatttatttatatattaaaatcTTATTTGATGAGGCTTGTACTGTTCTATCAAAAATAttgaaagaacaaataaatataagATAACAACTGTTGTCCCAGTCTTGCATTGACTTTGTTAAGTTTGTTAAGTCTTTTCTCTCGGTGCGCTGTAATAGAAAATGATTTGCCACCCACTCTGAGAGTCACAGTATGTGGTTCTGGTGAAGATTAC carries:
- the LOC119197171 gene encoding calretinin-like — its product is MMYNSPAIKPAAWTAVNGNSNAKPKRAVHPPPPSLVIGLLPAGSVQDERAPSWRAAEVRTAAGSLKAPSGEELPTVARSCTPGKVYLELSLLTEEEGETAKMATQTQQSPHLHLAEITAAQFIDIWKHFDADGNGYIEGKELENFFKELETARRGAGQDPTHATFKEKMKEFMANFDKNSDGRIEMSELAQILPTEENFLLCFREFVGSSAEFMAAWRRYDTDRSGYIESNELKGFLLDLLKKANRNYDDKKLNEYTQTILRMFDLNGDGKLGLSEMARLLPVQENFLLKFEGISITVKEFDSLFTLYDKDGNGYIDEQELDALLKDLCDKNKMDVDPLDTEGLLGYKKSIMALSDGGKMYRTELEIVLCRDSTL